A genomic window from Luteolibacter sp. LG18 includes:
- a CDS encoding chloride channel protein — MTPSPWSRARVPLLSVLLGGLVTLTAVGLIALIRLCTNLAFHGVFSTAESKPDFSHWGAWGIAVPVVGGLIIGVMARWGSPAIRGHGIPEAMQAIGTADSRIPARVAIFKPLSAAVSIGTGGPFGAEGPIIATGGAIGSLIGQWLPSSPVQRKILLAAGAAAGMTAIFGTPLAAVLLAIELLLFEYRGRSFLPVALATGTAMALRSFFHEPLPMFPLAFDQAPDVPLSFGSFLIGGVCGLLAVGITKAVYALEDEFEKLPLHWMWWPAIGGVFVGVIGWIDPRTLGVGYDNLRVLLEGQMALKAIATLAVLKFLSWLVALGSGTSGGTLAPLMTIGGALGALAAHALHGVPGFETFPVGLAVMIGMAATFAGASRAFLASVAFAYEATHAVGAFGPLLLGCGAAVLVSRVLMRETIMTEKLARRGVRIPSDYEPDFLHALHVDAVMERQPLTAAPRHTVSEIAARLGTPGSPWHDVRLIPITDADGTLLGVITRADLFAALEVAPHSTVLEAGVTKPVTIHPEELLSEAADRMIRHGIGRLPVVDRGESPKLVGLVTRRAILEARRRAQAGRE, encoded by the coding sequence ATGACCCCGTCGCCTTGGTCCCGCGCCCGCGTGCCGCTCCTCTCCGTCCTGCTGGGCGGCCTCGTCACCCTCACCGCCGTTGGCCTGATCGCGCTGATCCGGCTGTGCACCAACCTCGCCTTCCACGGCGTCTTTTCGACCGCGGAATCGAAGCCCGATTTCTCGCACTGGGGCGCGTGGGGGATCGCCGTGCCGGTGGTGGGCGGCCTGATCATCGGCGTGATGGCGCGCTGGGGCAGCCCGGCGATCCGCGGCCACGGGATTCCCGAGGCGATGCAGGCGATCGGCACCGCCGACAGCCGGATCCCAGCGCGGGTGGCCATTTTCAAGCCGCTGTCCGCCGCGGTCTCGATCGGCACCGGTGGCCCCTTCGGCGCGGAAGGCCCGATCATCGCCACCGGTGGCGCGATCGGATCGCTGATCGGCCAATGGCTGCCGAGCAGCCCGGTGCAGCGGAAAATCCTGCTGGCGGCCGGAGCGGCAGCGGGCATGACCGCCATTTTCGGCACTCCGCTGGCGGCGGTGCTGCTGGCGATCGAGCTGCTGCTGTTCGAATACCGCGGCCGCAGTTTCCTGCCGGTGGCGCTGGCCACGGGCACGGCGATGGCGCTACGGTCGTTCTTCCACGAACCGCTGCCGATGTTCCCGCTGGCGTTCGACCAGGCACCGGATGTGCCGCTGTCCTTTGGATCCTTCCTGATCGGCGGCGTCTGCGGCCTGCTGGCGGTGGGCATCACCAAGGCGGTTTACGCGCTGGAGGACGAGTTCGAGAAACTGCCGCTCCACTGGATGTGGTGGCCGGCCATCGGCGGAGTGTTCGTGGGGGTGATCGGCTGGATCGATCCGCGCACGCTCGGCGTGGGCTATGACAACCTGCGGGTGCTGCTGGAGGGCCAGATGGCGCTCAAGGCGATCGCCACCCTGGCGGTGCTGAAGTTCCTCTCCTGGCTGGTGGCGCTCGGCAGCGGCACCTCCGGTGGCACGCTCGCGCCCCTGATGACCATCGGCGGGGCTTTGGGCGCGCTGGCGGCCCATGCCCTGCACGGCGTGCCGGGGTTCGAGACGTTTCCGGTGGGGCTGGCGGTGATGATCGGGATGGCGGCGACCTTCGCCGGGGCCTCGCGGGCGTTCCTCGCCTCGGTCGCCTTCGCCTACGAGGCCACTCACGCGGTGGGGGCCTTCGGGCCGCTGCTGCTCGGCTGCGGCGCGGCGGTGTTGGTGTCCCGCGTGCTGATGCGGGAGACGATCATGACCGAAAAGCTCGCCCGCCGCGGCGTGCGCATTCCCAGCGACTACGAGCCGGATTTCCTCCACGCCCTGCACGTGGATGCGGTGATGGAGCGCCAGCCGCTCACCGCCGCCCCGCGGCACACGGTTTCCGAGATCGCGGCGCGCCTCGGCACCCCCGGATCGCCGTGGCACGATGTCCGGCTGATCCCGATCACGGACGCCGATGGCACTCTGCTCGGCGTGATCACCCGCGCCGACCTGTTCGCCGCGTTGGAGGTGGCTCCGCACAGCACCGTGCTGGAAGCCGGGGTCACCAAACCGGTGACGATCCACCCGGAGGAACTCCTGTCCGAAGCCGCGGATCGCATGATCCGCCACGGCATCGGCCGCCTGCCGGTCGTCGACCGCGGCGAATCCCCGAAACTGGTGGGCTTGGTGACCCGCCGCGCGATCCTGGAAGCCCGCCGCCGGGCCCAGGCGGGGCGGGAGTGA
- a CDS encoding MarR family winged helix-turn-helix transcriptional regulator: MSGDPVPLTDSDYARLADFRYSLRRFLHFSERAAAAEGLKPQQHQALLAIRGRAAGSTTVGVLAERLKLKHHTAVELVQRLEAAGLLSKHPSPGDRRSMVLELTAEGSARLERLTLVHRRELKHLGPEIISLLFSLDPS; the protein is encoded by the coding sequence ATGTCCGGAGACCCCGTGCCTCTCACCGATTCCGATTACGCCCGTCTGGCGGATTTCCGCTACTCGCTGCGTCGGTTCCTCCACTTTAGCGAACGCGCCGCCGCGGCGGAAGGCCTGAAACCGCAGCAGCACCAGGCCCTGCTCGCGATCCGCGGCCGGGCCGCGGGTTCCACCACGGTGGGGGTGCTGGCGGAGCGCCTGAAGCTGAAACACCACACCGCCGTGGAGCTCGTCCAGCGCCTCGAAGCCGCCGGGTTGCTCTCGAAACACCCGTCGCCCGGCGACCGCCGCTCGATGGTGCTGGAGCTCACCGCCGAAGGCTCCGCCCGCCTTGAGCGCCTCACTCTCGTCCACCGCCGGGAGCTGAAGCATCTCGGCCCGGAAATCATCAGCCTCCTGTTCTCGCTCGATCCGTCATGA
- a CDS encoding class I SAM-dependent methyltransferase: MDTPRAHVPRDHGTTVFSTKADDYQTARPGYPAAWFDALAAEGLLARSTVVADIGAGTGLLTAGLLDHGAQVTAVEPNDEMRAACDALLGGRPGYRGVAGTAEHTSLAEASVDLVTAAQAFHWFQIEEARREFLRILKPGGQVALVWNDRLGDDPLHQSLVVIMEEAGGVARQAMLSQENKAGVPAFFGGPYRTLEHAHEQHLTREGLRGLLFSRSYMPPRDSPAGARALAEIDRVFDLHAEGDTVRVRYRTVTMLGRPA, translated from the coding sequence ATGGACACCCCGCGCGCACACGTTCCCCGCGATCATGGCACCACGGTTTTCTCCACCAAGGCGGACGATTACCAGACGGCGCGGCCCGGGTATCCGGCGGCGTGGTTCGACGCGCTGGCGGCGGAGGGCCTGCTGGCACGCAGCACGGTGGTGGCGGACATCGGTGCAGGCACCGGCCTGCTCACCGCCGGATTGCTCGACCACGGCGCGCAGGTCACCGCCGTGGAGCCGAACGACGAAATGCGTGCCGCCTGCGACGCCCTGCTCGGTGGTCGCCCGGGCTACCGCGGCGTGGCGGGCACGGCCGAACACACGTCGCTGGCGGAGGCCTCGGTGGATCTGGTCACCGCGGCGCAGGCCTTCCATTGGTTCCAGATCGAGGAGGCGCGGCGCGAGTTCCTGCGCATCCTGAAACCGGGCGGGCAGGTGGCGTTGGTTTGGAACGACCGGCTTGGCGACGACCCGCTCCACCAGTCCCTGGTGGTCATCATGGAGGAAGCGGGCGGCGTGGCCCGGCAGGCCATGCTCTCCCAGGAAAACAAGGCCGGGGTGCCCGCGTTCTTCGGTGGCCCCTACCGGACCCTGGAGCACGCCCATGAACAACACCTGACCCGCGAGGGCCTGCGCGGCCTGCTGTTCTCCCGCTCCTACATGCCGCCCCGCGACAGCCCGGCGGGCGCGCGAGCGCTGGCGGAGATCGACCGGGTTTTCGACCTCCACGCGGAGGGCGACACGGTGCGCGTGCGCTACCGGACCGTTACGATGCTGGGACGGCCGGCTTGA
- a CDS encoding YbjN domain-containing protein, producing MRPPSLQIQSVEDTFGRNGWHCELVEGRDVLRSVFDAHHTRVELHAQAYPQLNALVVVAEGPLAPSEEHLQAVLELLARANKQLTLGGFEFDLDREKLVFRITNLFEREKYDPDIVSSMVHCAVAELDRLTPYTQIVVRTPEDLLDDLDLERLLMREDVIPPVPGDEDDF from the coding sequence ATGCGACCGCCCTCCCTCCAGATCCAATCCGTGGAAGACACCTTCGGCCGCAATGGCTGGCACTGCGAGCTGGTTGAAGGCCGTGATGTCCTCCGCTCGGTGTTCGACGCCCACCACACCCGCGTCGAGCTCCACGCCCAGGCCTACCCGCAGCTCAATGCCCTGGTGGTGGTCGCGGAAGGCCCGCTGGCCCCGTCCGAGGAGCACCTCCAAGCGGTGCTGGAACTGCTGGCCCGCGCCAACAAGCAGCTCACGCTCGGCGGGTTCGAGTTCGACCTCGACCGCGAGAAGCTCGTCTTCCGCATCACCAACCTCTTCGAGCGCGAGAAATACGATCCGGACATTGTTTCCTCCATGGTCCACTGCGCGGTGGCGGAGCTGGACCGGCTGACGCCCTACACCCAGATCGTCGTCCGCACGCCGGAAGACCTCCTCGATGACCTCGACCTCGAGCGCCTGCTGATGCGCGAGGACGTGATCCCGCCGGTGCCGGGGGACGAGGACGATTTCTGA
- a CDS encoding ClcB-like voltage-gated chloride channel protein, giving the protein MSEAGGTPGGMTKATRRLVRVRIWLADHLRFNELQATLLWAAIIGFLGAWSSTLFKEATEWLHHLFTGFHEGEEIAGYVASFQKMDWWRRIAVPTVGGLLAGLTLVFGSRFKAKQNSTDYMEAVVVGDGNISTRVSLVKSISAWFSSASGASIGREGPLVQLSSLVASLVGRWFKFPLARKRQLVACGAAAGIASAYNAPIAGAFFVAEIVLGSVAMEAFGPLVISSVIATLTTRAHFGAEALYSAQVFNMHGNRELLLFLVLGISCGLGTPLFLQLMKGGEKVFSFLKLPVWGRLALGGLIVGLITVWRPEVAGNGRRLVYDVLHDHYSHAWVLLAIVVTFKLIATAATFGSGAVGGVFTPTLSAGAAFGYLFGMGASHLLPGWGLEPGAFGLIGMGAFLAAATGAPVMAIIMIFELTLNYQILMPVMLASVVSYYICRSLYPHSLYGEALKRKGAAAVAQHLATLKVGDLMTPDTGTLSPNATFGEVARAFLQSRHEFLHIVHDQRFLGVVSLHDIKPYLDQPELESLLIARDVMRDDFTRLQPDQTMNEALELFGQAEAERLPVTAITGELLGAVAKTDVLLFLAGKPKRNTVAA; this is encoded by the coding sequence ATGAGCGAGGCGGGCGGTACCCCCGGCGGGATGACGAAGGCGACGCGGCGGCTGGTCCGCGTCCGGATCTGGCTGGCCGATCACCTGCGTTTCAACGAACTCCAGGCCACCCTGCTGTGGGCCGCCATCATCGGCTTTCTCGGCGCGTGGTCGTCCACCCTCTTCAAGGAGGCCACCGAGTGGCTGCACCACCTCTTCACCGGCTTCCATGAGGGCGAGGAGATCGCCGGTTATGTCGCCAGTTTCCAGAAGATGGACTGGTGGCGTCGCATTGCGGTGCCCACCGTCGGCGGGTTGCTGGCCGGGCTCACGCTGGTCTTCGGCTCGCGTTTCAAGGCGAAGCAGAATTCGACCGACTACATGGAGGCGGTGGTCGTCGGCGATGGCAACATCTCGACCCGCGTCAGCCTGGTGAAATCGATCTCCGCGTGGTTCTCCAGCGCCTCCGGGGCTTCGATCGGTCGGGAAGGTCCGCTCGTCCAGCTCTCCTCGCTGGTGGCCTCGCTGGTCGGGCGGTGGTTCAAGTTCCCGCTCGCCCGCAAGCGCCAGCTCGTCGCCTGCGGGGCCGCCGCCGGCATCGCCAGCGCCTACAACGCGCCCATCGCCGGGGCCTTCTTCGTGGCGGAGATCGTGCTCGGCTCGGTGGCCATGGAGGCCTTCGGGCCGCTGGTCATTTCCTCGGTGATCGCCACCCTCACCACCCGCGCCCACTTCGGCGCGGAGGCCCTGTATTCCGCGCAGGTGTTCAACATGCACGGCAACCGCGAGTTGCTGCTGTTCCTGGTGCTCGGCATTTCCTGCGGCCTCGGCACGCCGTTGTTCCTGCAACTGATGAAGGGCGGCGAGAAGGTGTTCTCCTTTCTCAAGCTGCCGGTATGGGGGCGGCTCGCGCTCGGCGGCCTGATCGTCGGCCTGATCACCGTTTGGCGGCCGGAGGTCGCGGGCAATGGCCGGCGGCTGGTCTATGACGTCCTTCACGACCATTATTCCCACGCTTGGGTGCTGCTCGCCATCGTCGTCACCTTCAAGCTGATCGCCACCGCCGCGACCTTCGGTTCCGGTGCGGTCGGCGGGGTGTTCACGCCCACCCTCTCCGCGGGCGCGGCCTTCGGCTACCTCTTCGGCATGGGCGCGTCCCATCTGCTACCCGGCTGGGGCCTGGAGCCCGGCGCCTTCGGCCTGATCGGGATGGGGGCCTTCCTCGCCGCCGCCACCGGCGCGCCGGTGATGGCCATCATCATGATCTTCGAGCTGACGCTCAACTACCAGATCCTCATGCCCGTCATGCTCGCCAGCGTGGTGAGCTACTACATCTGCCGCTCCCTCTATCCCCACTCGCTCTACGGCGAGGCCCTGAAGCGGAAGGGCGCGGCCGCCGTGGCCCAGCACCTCGCCACGTTGAAGGTCGGCGACCTGATGACCCCGGACACCGGCACGCTCTCGCCGAACGCCACCTTCGGCGAGGTCGCCCGCGCCTTCCTCCAGAGCCGCCACGAGTTCCTCCACATCGTCCACGACCAGCGTTTCCTCGGAGTGGTCTCGCTCCACGACATCAAGCCCTACCTCGACCAGCCCGAGCTCGAATCCCTGTTGATCGCCCGCGATGTGATGCGCGACGATTTCACCCGCCTCCAGCCGGACCAGACCATGAACGAGGCGCTGGAACTCTTCGGCCAGGCCGAAGCCGAGCGCCTGCCCGTGACCGCCATCACCGGCGAACTCCTCGGTGCGGTGGCGAAAACCGACGTCCTCCTGTTCCTCGCCGGCAAGCCGAAGCGGAACACCGTGGCCGCGTGA
- a CDS encoding PTS sugar transporter subunit IIA, protein MSSLALPPNAPLLLDLDVSTEEDAIRAVAGLLKGHPDVTDHAAFVAAVFERQKINPPLLGNGIAMPHARTPQVKEVVFAMARCKQPVPFGDGQTPVRLIFLYGIPPHRVAEHLATTAALARRLRDPAIVQRLLDAPDAEAFVEALS, encoded by the coding sequence ATGAGTTCACTCGCGCTGCCTCCGAACGCCCCGCTGCTCCTCGACCTGGACGTGTCCACGGAGGAAGACGCGATCCGCGCGGTGGCCGGGCTGCTGAAGGGCCATCCGGACGTGACTGACCACGCCGCCTTCGTGGCCGCCGTGTTCGAGCGCCAGAAGATCAATCCACCGCTGCTCGGCAATGGCATCGCCATGCCCCACGCCCGCACCCCGCAGGTGAAGGAGGTCGTTTTCGCCATGGCCCGCTGCAAGCAGCCCGTCCCCTTCGGCGATGGCCAGACCCCGGTGCGCCTGATTTTCCTCTACGGCATCCCGCCGCACCGCGTGGCCGAGCATCTCGCCACCACCGCCGCGCTGGCCCGCCGCCTGCGCGATCCCGCCATCGTCCAGCGGCTGCTGGACGCACCGGATGCGGAGGCTTTCGTGGAAGCGTTGTCATGA
- a CDS encoding FdhF/YdeP family oxidoreductase, whose translation MTPDVPDARPPVEDERDLHVKPPKTWAVGLPAVTSAMAQVIAKSGLRGTRALLDLNQAGGFDCPSCAWPDPDRDRSIAEFCENGAKAVASEAMGRTIGREFFAEHSVAELSRQSDAWHDLQGRLAEPMLLEEGGTHYRPVTWDRAFAILAEELNGLASPDEALFYTSGRASNEAAFLYQLLARAYGTNNLPDCSNMCHESSGAALKAAIGVGKGTVTLEDFLEAETILCVGQNPGTNHPRMLTTLAEAVAKGAVLVAVNPLKEAGLTGFAHPQQALGLLGKTSPLASTYLQVKVNGDLALFRGVAKAILAAGGEDGPFLHEHACGYEEYRSELERTDWEQIETLSGIARAEIEALAKQMATGKRRVITCWAMGLTQHRNAVATIREIANVHLLLGAIGRPGAGLCPVRGHSNVQGDRTVGIWEKMPEGFLAALDRQAGIVSPRAHGHDTVNAILAMHRGEAKVFFALGGNFAQATPDTDFTAAALRKCRLTCHVSTKLNRSHLVHGRRALILPCLGRTERDEGPWGPRFVSCENSMGVVQSSEGRLDPVSKALLSEVEIVARLGEAVVGDKGNIRWRWLAEDYDRVRGWIEAVVPGFSPYNARIREAGGFYLPNAAKERKWNTDTAKANFSAGPLDAFVPAPGCLVLQTIRSHDQFNTTIYGLNDRYRGIGHARRIVLVNPDDLAERGLKPGDTVDLTSVWDDGERVAEKFQAIAYDMPRGCAAAYFPEANALIPAGSTATGSNTPTSKSVSVRVTRSGVARS comes from the coding sequence GTGACGCCCGATGTTCCCGATGCCCGCCCGCCGGTGGAGGATGAGCGCGACTTGCACGTGAAGCCGCCGAAGACCTGGGCGGTGGGGCTGCCCGCCGTGACTTCGGCGATGGCCCAGGTGATCGCGAAATCCGGCCTGCGCGGGACCCGAGCGCTGCTCGACCTGAACCAGGCCGGCGGCTTCGATTGCCCGAGCTGCGCGTGGCCGGACCCGGACCGCGACCGCTCGATCGCCGAGTTCTGCGAGAATGGCGCGAAGGCGGTGGCCTCCGAGGCGATGGGCCGGACGATCGGTCGGGAGTTTTTCGCGGAGCACTCGGTGGCGGAACTGTCACGCCAGAGCGATGCCTGGCACGACCTCCAAGGGCGGCTGGCGGAGCCGATGCTGCTGGAGGAAGGCGGCACGCACTACCGACCGGTGACGTGGGACCGCGCCTTCGCGATCCTGGCGGAGGAGTTGAACGGGCTGGCCTCGCCGGACGAGGCGCTGTTCTACACCTCTGGCCGCGCCAGCAACGAGGCGGCATTCCTTTACCAGCTCCTCGCCCGCGCCTACGGCACCAACAACCTGCCGGATTGCTCGAACATGTGCCATGAATCGAGCGGTGCCGCCTTGAAGGCCGCGATCGGCGTGGGCAAGGGCACGGTGACGCTGGAGGATTTCCTGGAGGCGGAAACGATCCTGTGCGTGGGCCAGAACCCGGGCACCAACCACCCGCGGATGCTGACGACGCTGGCCGAGGCGGTGGCGAAGGGGGCGGTGCTGGTGGCGGTGAATCCGCTGAAGGAAGCGGGCCTCACCGGCTTCGCGCATCCGCAGCAGGCGCTCGGTTTGCTCGGGAAAACCTCGCCGCTGGCCTCGACCTACCTGCAGGTGAAAGTGAACGGCGATCTCGCGCTGTTCCGCGGGGTCGCGAAGGCGATCCTGGCGGCGGGCGGTGAGGATGGCCCGTTCCTGCACGAGCACGCCTGCGGCTACGAGGAGTATCGTAGCGAGTTGGAACGAACCGATTGGGAGCAGATCGAAACGCTGTCCGGGATCGCGCGCGCGGAGATCGAGGCGCTGGCGAAGCAGATGGCCACCGGCAAACGGCGGGTGATCACCTGCTGGGCAATGGGGCTGACGCAGCATCGCAACGCGGTGGCGACGATCCGCGAGATCGCGAACGTGCACCTGCTGCTCGGCGCGATCGGCCGGCCCGGCGCGGGGCTGTGTCCGGTGCGCGGCCACAGCAACGTGCAGGGCGACCGCACGGTGGGCATCTGGGAGAAGATGCCGGAGGGTTTCCTGGCGGCGCTGGACCGGCAGGCGGGCATCGTTTCGCCGCGCGCCCACGGCCACGACACGGTGAACGCGATCCTGGCGATGCACCGCGGCGAGGCGAAGGTGTTCTTCGCGCTGGGCGGGAACTTCGCGCAGGCCACGCCGGACACCGATTTCACCGCGGCGGCGCTGCGGAAGTGCCGCCTGACCTGCCACGTTTCCACCAAGCTCAACCGCAGCCACTTGGTTCACGGCCGCCGCGCGTTGATCCTGCCATGCCTAGGCCGCACCGAACGCGACGAAGGCCCGTGGGGGCCGCGCTTCGTCTCGTGCGAGAACTCGATGGGCGTGGTGCAGTCGTCGGAGGGTCGGCTCGATCCGGTGTCGAAGGCGCTGCTCAGCGAGGTCGAGATCGTCGCGCGGCTCGGCGAGGCAGTGGTGGGAGACAAGGGCAACATCCGCTGGCGCTGGCTGGCGGAGGATTACGACCGGGTCCGCGGCTGGATCGAAGCGGTGGTGCCGGGGTTCAGTCCCTACAACGCACGCATCCGCGAAGCCGGTGGCTTTTACCTGCCGAACGCGGCCAAGGAGCGGAAGTGGAACACGGACACCGCGAAGGCGAATTTCTCCGCGGGGCCGCTGGATGCTTTCGTTCCCGCACCCGGTTGCCTGGTGCTCCAGACGATCCGCAGCCATGACCAGTTCAACACCACGATCTACGGGCTGAACGACCGCTACCGTGGCATCGGCCATGCCCGGCGGATCGTACTGGTGAACCCGGACGACCTCGCGGAACGCGGGTTGAAACCGGGCGACACGGTGGACCTCACCAGCGTGTGGGACGATGGCGAGCGCGTGGCGGAGAAGTTCCAGGCGATCGCCTACGACATGCCCCGTGGCTGCGCGGCGGCGTATTTCCCGGAGGCCAACGCGCTCATCCCCGCGGGCAGCACCGCGACAGGCAGCAACACACCGACGAGCAAGTCGGTGTCGGTGAGGGTGACGCGGAGCGGGGTAGCGCGAAGCTGA
- a CDS encoding YafY family protein, whose amino-acid sequence MNRIDRLTGMILLLQSHRVITAEQIAAHYEISVRTVYRDLAALGEAGVPILAEAGMGYSLMRGYHMPPVMFTEDEAAALFLSGEIADQIADESLRDSLRGALLKVRSVLPAERRDYLDRLSKTTRVWLKRPTRAEDEECHQALMRLQEAVIRRRCAALRYDAGNRGEITTRMVEPLGVVFYGRNWHLIAWCRMRKAMRDFRLDRLVDWEVTEEMFHGHEDFSLPAFLEDVIRGKELFPATLVFHAQAMERVRNELMCSRAKETRLPDGRFQVDTLTGSFEWLAGWLMGFGTAVEVAAPLELRAQVRNLAFQIAEAHAGAFEDSETLLT is encoded by the coding sequence ATGAACCGCATCGACCGCCTCACCGGGATGATCCTGCTGCTGCAGAGCCACCGCGTCATCACCGCGGAGCAGATCGCGGCGCACTATGAGATCAGCGTGCGGACGGTGTACCGGGATCTGGCGGCGCTGGGCGAGGCGGGGGTGCCGATCCTGGCGGAGGCGGGGATGGGCTACAGCCTGATGCGCGGCTACCACATGCCGCCGGTGATGTTCACCGAGGACGAGGCGGCGGCCCTATTCCTGAGCGGGGAAATCGCCGACCAGATCGCGGATGAATCGCTGCGGGATTCACTGCGCGGGGCGCTGCTGAAGGTCCGTTCAGTATTGCCGGCGGAGCGCCGGGATTACCTCGACCGGCTTTCGAAGACGACGCGAGTGTGGCTGAAGCGCCCGACCCGCGCGGAGGACGAGGAGTGCCACCAGGCGCTGATGCGGCTGCAGGAGGCGGTGATCCGCCGCCGCTGTGCCGCGCTGCGCTACGATGCGGGGAACCGCGGCGAGATCACCACCCGGATGGTGGAGCCGCTGGGCGTGGTGTTCTACGGGCGGAACTGGCATCTGATCGCGTGGTGCCGGATGCGGAAGGCGATGCGGGATTTCCGGCTCGACCGGCTGGTGGACTGGGAGGTCACGGAGGAAATGTTCCACGGCCACGAGGACTTCTCGCTGCCCGCGTTCCTGGAGGACGTGATCCGCGGCAAGGAGCTGTTCCCCGCCACGCTGGTGTTCCACGCGCAGGCGATGGAACGGGTGCGCAACGAGCTGATGTGCTCGCGGGCGAAGGAAACGCGGCTGCCGGACGGGCGCTTCCAGGTGGACACGCTGACGGGTTCCTTCGAGTGGCTGGCGGGCTGGCTGATGGGCTTCGGGACGGCGGTGGAGGTGGCCGCGCCGCTGGAGTTGCGGGCGCAGGTGCGGAACCTCGCGTTCCAGATCGCGGAGGCCCACGCGGGGGCATTTGAAGATTCCGAAACGCTCCTGACATAG
- a CDS encoding VOC family protein, protein MKKNALNWFEIHVSDLARAKRFYDTILDTTLQTVECAESGCSMAIFPHEQGQGVGGALTKHDECGPAAGGTVVYLNVEGDLDGVLSRVVAAGGKIVRDRMAIPPHGFIGIIGDTEGNVVGLHSLS, encoded by the coding sequence ATGAAAAAGAACGCCCTGAACTGGTTCGAAATCCACGTCTCCGACCTCGCCCGCGCCAAGCGCTTCTACGACACGATCCTGGACACCACGCTCCAGACCGTGGAGTGCGCCGAAAGCGGCTGCTCGATGGCGATCTTCCCGCACGAGCAGGGACAAGGGGTCGGCGGCGCGCTGACGAAGCACGACGAGTGCGGCCCCGCGGCCGGTGGCACCGTGGTCTATCTGAATGTCGAGGGCGACCTCGATGGCGTGCTGTCCCGCGTGGTGGCCGCCGGTGGCAAGATCGTCCGCGACCGCATGGCGATCCCGCCGCACGGTTTCATCGGCATCATCGGTGACACCGAAGGCAACGTGGTGGGCCTGCACAGCCTGTCTTGA
- a CDS encoding plasmid pRiA4b ORF-3 family protein, with protein MSAARYVIKVFLYQITPQIWRSFSISEDATFRELHEAIQDAMGWEAKHPHEFRHGKGKRLVDVIGPVGLDEMVIGQFQNELEVTIKQFIGRQRPPVRILYRYDFADEWIHEVAFEKRIEGAEGGPEMIGGDRACPPEDFGGAFAFMQALAGDIEWMNPGYDPIPFDPKKVKFGARQRGTKKKK; from the coding sequence GTGAGTGCCGCGCGATACGTCATCAAGGTCTTCCTCTACCAGATCACCCCGCAGATCTGGCGGTCGTTTTCGATCTCGGAAGACGCGACCTTCCGCGAGCTCCACGAGGCGATCCAGGATGCGATGGGCTGGGAAGCGAAGCACCCGCACGAGTTCCGCCACGGCAAGGGCAAGCGCCTCGTCGACGTGATCGGCCCGGTGGGTTTGGATGAAATGGTGATCGGCCAGTTCCAGAACGAGTTGGAAGTCACCATCAAGCAGTTCATCGGCCGCCAGCGCCCGCCCGTGCGCATCCTCTACCGCTACGATTTCGCGGACGAATGGATCCACGAGGTGGCCTTCGAAAAGAGGATCGAGGGCGCGGAAGGCGGCCCGGAAATGATCGGCGGCGACCGCGCGTGCCCGCCCGAGGACTTCGGCGGGGCCTTCGCCTTCATGCAGGCGCTCGCCGGGGACATCGAGTGGATGAACCCCGGCTACGACCCGATCCCCTTCGACCCGAAGAAGGTCAAGTTCGGTGCCCGCCAGCGCGGGACCAAAAAGAAGAAGTGA
- a CDS encoding VTT domain-containing protein, whose protein sequence is MNRIVFIFLLFAGLVIAAWLAWGGRFETMFSREATVAWLEARPGWGGLAGAGLLVSDLLLPVPGTVVMSALGYVYGVAVGGLLAAAGSIGAGIAGYGVGRLLPERTARKWIGEKDFERSHRLFSGGGGWMIALSRALPVLPEALSCTAGAVRMPFGRFLAAVACGSVPTGFVFAWIGTAGRDTPGWAMALSLVVPAILWLAARPWLKRL, encoded by the coding sequence ATGAACCGGATCGTGTTCATCTTCCTGCTCTTCGCCGGGCTGGTGATCGCCGCGTGGCTGGCGTGGGGTGGTCGTTTTGAAACCATGTTCAGCCGCGAGGCCACGGTCGCGTGGCTGGAGGCGCGTCCCGGCTGGGGCGGTCTCGCCGGGGCGGGACTGCTGGTGTCCGACCTGCTGCTGCCGGTGCCCGGCACGGTGGTGATGTCCGCGCTCGGCTACGTCTATGGCGTGGCGGTTGGCGGGTTGCTCGCCGCCGCGGGCTCGATCGGCGCGGGGATCGCGGGCTACGGCGTGGGCAGGCTGCTGCCGGAACGCACCGCGCGGAAATGGATCGGGGAGAAGGATTTCGAGCGCAGCCACCGGCTGTTCTCCGGCGGCGGAGGGTGGATGATCGCCCTGTCTCGGGCGCTGCCGGTGTTGCCGGAGGCGCTGTCATGTACGGCGGGCGCCGTACGAATGCCGTTCGGGCGTTTCCTGGCGGCGGTGGCGTGTGGCAGCGTGCCCACCGGTTTCGTGTTCGCATGGATCGGCACCGCCGGCCGTGACACCCCGGGCTGGGCGATGGCGCTGAGCCTGGTGGTCCCGGCGATCCTGTGGCTCGCCGCGCGGCCGTGGTTGAAGCGATTGTAG